The genomic DNA TCAATCGCAAAGAGGCGGTGTGCTTTGCGAAAAGCCTGAACTGATCTTTATTCAGAGATTTTCACGCTGATTAACTGGGCTGCCTCAATCTACCTGTGTGTGCTGGCATGGCAATTCTGGTGCCACCAGCTTCAGGCTATAAACGTTGACCAGAAAGCGTCAAAACGAGAACTGGCATCAGCCTGGTTTTCAGGGCTGACCATCACGCCAGGGAATCCTAAAACCATCGCGTTCTATCTGGTAATACTGCCTCTGGTTATCTCTCTGGATAATGTCTCACTACAGATGTGGGGAGGGATTCTGGTGCCGCTTACAGTAGTCGTCCTTCTAAGTGTTGGCGCAATCTTTATTCTTGCTGCGCTCAGAATACGCCACCTTCTCACCAGCGAAAAAGCGCAACGGCTCCTTTTCCGTTCAGCCGGTTCCATTATGATGCTTGTCGCGTTTGGAATGGTGATAAAGACTTTGTGAATGCCAACTCTTGCTGGTCAGAATAGGTTCAGGGGGTGCAATGGTTGCACCCATGTTTAAACATCATTCACAACGCTCTGCAAAACAGGAATAGCATCCCCGTTTCGCATTATGTATCTGGATATAACTCACCTGTGGATCGTTAAAAAACTGCGCAATGAGGCTTTCAGCAGATTTCCCCTCAACGATATCCGCCTCTATCAGAAAGTGTTTCTCGTCAAAGGCCCGCAGTGAAAGAATTCTGCCCTGCATGACTTCAGGCAATTCATTGAGATATATGCCCTGTCGGGTACATCCCTCCCGGATATAAATCGCATGCGTGCCAAAATAAGGTGTGGCTGCAGGCTGATAGATGTGATTGATCAGGAGAGCGGTTTCGCCGACGGGGATATCGCACAAGGAGATACGGTCGGGATAACCCGGATAGCACGCTACCGTTTGTCGTATGGCATTGTGTTTGTTCAGATAGCTTTCGCTCTGTCCAAAAAGATGAGCAAACGGCTCGGCTTTCAGGCCGGAAATTTTGTAGTTCATCATATCCCCTGTGGTTGTCATCGATACACTGTGAGTCATTACGTTATCGAATACCCTCAGGCGTCACTCGCCGTTTTCGGTCAGGGGAATGCCTGGTATGAACCTTAGGTCGTTACAGATGTTGCCTTCATCAGTCACTGAATCTCAAAATACGCCCATTTCTTCCCACGCAGTCCCAATCCCTCATCGTCACTTCAGAAAAAAAGCGCTGAACTCAACCCCGTTAACGACATGCCCGTCACATAAAATAAAACTGATGAATACTTTTCTGTGACAAATAACACAACCTGATTACATCTTCGGGCGGGGAAGCTTTTTTATCGTGATAATGGTTTTACTGAGTACATTGATGTTTTACAGGGTACAACAATACGCTTTGCGTTTAGCGCGTGAAGTGATGACAAAATTGTGAGGATCATCATGTCTGAAAAACAGCACATCACGACTTTCTCTGCCGATATCGAGCAGCAGACCGTTAAGAAGGTGGTCTGGCGCATTTTGCCCTTCCTGATTGTTTGTTATCTGATTGCCATTATCGATCGCGGCAACATTGGTATGGCTTCGTTGCAGATGAACGAAGATCTGGGGTTATCGAAAGCGGTATTTGGTTTTGCGAGCAGTCTGTTTTTCGTCGGTTACTTCCTGTTCGAAGTTCCCAGCAACCTTGCCATGCAGAAAATTGGCGCAAAAATCTGGATCTCTCGCATCATGGTGTCGTGGGGCATCATCTCGGTCTGTACCGCCTTTGTTGAGAGCGCCAATACACTCTATGTCCTGCGCTTTTTACTGGGTGCAGCTGAGGCAGGATTTTTCCCTGGCGTGATTCTTTATCTGACGTACTGGATCCCCGGTAAATACCGTGCACGTGTTATTGCGACCTTCATGGTGGCTATCCCGGCAGCGAACTTTGTTGGATCGCCCATTTCAGGTCTGATTCTGTCACTGGATGGCTGGCTGGGCATGCGTGGCTGGCACTGGTTATTCATCCTGGAAGGTGTTCCGGCGGTGATTCTGGGGATTGCGGCCTTCTTCGTATTAAGCAATCGTCCTTCTAATGCCAGCTGGTTAAATGAGGAACAAAAAGCGTGGCTGAACGGCACGCTTGAAGCTGAAAATGCGAAGAAGAAAGCGATTGGTCACATCTCTCTCTGGCAGCTGCTGCGTCACAAACATATCTGGGTGATGGCGCTGATCTATGCAGGTGCGTCTGCGGCTGGCTCAACGCTGAGCGTCTGGTCTCCACAGCTGCTTAAATCGTTCGGTCTGGATAACCTGACTACCGGTCTGGTCAATGCCATTCCATATGGTCTGGCATCGATTCTGATGATTGTCTGGGGCAGAAGTTCTGACCGCAGCGGCGAGCGTCGCTGGCACACCGCGTTAACGCTGTTCCTGATTGCGGGTGGTCTGCTTTCCGCCTTTATCACTAACAGTCTGACCGGCAGCGTTGTGATCCTGTCGCTGGTATTGATTGGTGCATACTCAATGAAAGGGCCATTCTGGGCGCTGGCATCGGGATGGATGTCATCCACTACGGCGGCCGCAGGTCTGGCGGCTATCGGCGCGATGGCAAACCTGATCGGTGGTGGATTGATGGTTAACGTTTACGGCATCATCAATCAGGCAACCGGCAGCCATACGCTGGCCATGCTTCCACTGGCTGCTCTCTGTGGTGTCGGGGGTATCGCGGTGCTGGTGATGGGTCGTAAAAAAGAGTTGAGCATCGAAGTGGAAAATAACGCTTCGGTAGTCAGTAAGTAATCTCACCTCGCCTGCAGACTGAAGTCAGCAGGCGAGTCCTTCCAGGTTATCTTCTCGATGCTGCGAAAGTAAGCTGATTCAGGGTCCGTAGCAGACCTGTATTACATCCATGCATAATGCCATTCCCCGCTTTGTTATGCAGGCCTGAACTTGTTCTTGCCTGTTAACGCCGATCGTTTTTGTCTGCAATCAGATAGGTAAGTCCATAAATAACCAGTCCGACTATAAGCAAAAGTAAGGGAACGATAATGCGCATTGCTCCTTCATTAAGCGTGGCTGCCAGAAAAATGCCAACCACCATGGCCATCAGGACGAAACCTCCTGATACTTCGGCAATAAGCTTACGGATCATCCTAATAATTTTCGATAGCATGGATAAACTCTCTGGTTGCAGAGGGGTTTCTACAGAGCATTTCACCCATTTTAATGAAGTTCTGAAGAGGTTCTTCAAACATAAAATAAAGCATGTCGTAATCGTTAACTCGCAGCTTTCTCCATAAATCAGGATTTTGCATCTGTAATCTTCGTGATGCTTCACAAGCTCGTGAAATTACTCCCTGAGCAATA from Pantoea sp. Lij88 includes the following:
- a CDS encoding DUF1203 domain-containing protein — protein: MNYKISGLKAEPFAHLFGQSESYLNKHNAIRQTVACYPGYPDRISLCDIPVGETALLINHIYQPAATPYFGTHAIYIREGCTRQGIYLNELPEVMQGRILSLRAFDEKHFLIEADIVEGKSAESLIAQFFNDPQVSYIQIHNAKRGCYSCFAERCE
- a CDS encoding MFS transporter; the protein is MSEKQHITTFSADIEQQTVKKVVWRILPFLIVCYLIAIIDRGNIGMASLQMNEDLGLSKAVFGFASSLFFVGYFLFEVPSNLAMQKIGAKIWISRIMVSWGIISVCTAFVESANTLYVLRFLLGAAEAGFFPGVILYLTYWIPGKYRARVIATFMVAIPAANFVGSPISGLILSLDGWLGMRGWHWLFILEGVPAVILGIAAFFVLSNRPSNASWLNEEQKAWLNGTLEAENAKKKAIGHISLWQLLRHKHIWVMALIYAGASAAGSTLSVWSPQLLKSFGLDNLTTGLVNAIPYGLASILMIVWGRSSDRSGERRWHTALTLFLIAGGLLSAFITNSLTGSVVILSLVLIGAYSMKGPFWALASGWMSSTTAAAGLAAIGAMANLIGGGLMVNVYGIINQATGSHTLAMLPLAALCGVGGIAVLVMGRKKELSIEVENNASVVSK